DNA sequence from the Lycium barbarum isolate Lr01 chromosome 5, ASM1917538v2, whole genome shotgun sequence genome:
AGAATACTGGTGTAAAGCCAACTCGTATTGAGGTGTGGAAAAAAACTCACACTAGAGAGAATAAACAACTAGTAAATGACATAGCCGGTGAAGTTATGGTAAATTCTTATTCTTTATAAATATTAAGGTACTTTAACTCCATTATAAGATTCTATTAACTTTCCGTCAATTTACCTTTCTTTCAAAAAGAAACAAATGGATGATCTTGCTGAGGTGTATCCCGAGTTAAATGTCCCTGGAAGTGCTCGCAATGATATATATTCACAAGTAATGGGACCAGACACACATGGGATTGTTCGAACTCTAGGAAAAGGAGCAGCTCCAAGTTTAGTTTATGGCCCAGTATATAAACGATCACAGTTGGAGCAACGAGATTTTGATGCAAGGGTTGAGATAGAAGTTCAAAAAGCTACCGTAGCAATCCAAATTGATATGGATAAAAAGTTGGCTGAAGCAAAACAAAATATGGAagcaaaaatggatgaaagaaTGGATGAAAAGGTGAAGGCTGAGATGCAAGCATACGTACAGAGTATCGGTTTTATGAATGGCTCAAACAATAAATCAATCAGTAATGAAGAGGTAAACAATTTTGTGCTCGGTACACATTTTTTTTCCTCTTTAAATTAACTTTGccatttatttttccttttaattatACTAATCTTCCTCTTTGTGATAGCTTTCCCATAACTCAGTTGAAGACCGCCAACAATCATTATCTCCTATATCAGTTGTTCCAACAAAAAAGGTGCGTTTGCACGTATTGTAATTAGTAAACATTGAAGTTTCGAATGTGATTTTCCAGGTGTTGTCATCTCGTGTTTAAAGGAGAGTATGTGTTGTGCTCTTCTAATTCTCTGTTGACTCTTTGAGTTGGGGTGTTCTATGTAAGATCTTTGTTTGCTGTTCTTCATGATGTTCTGCCTTTTTTAGTTGGGTTATGTGTTCTTTTTACCCTTTTTGTTGTCATGTTCTCTCCTACCAATATGTTCGTGTTGTACGAATGAGGCTGTGAGGTTAGCAACTGGTTATGAGTTTCTGATAGATATGATCTTGAACAACCACTTTTAGATCTTTGCTTTAGATTTCTTTACTCTCAATTtatgattttcaacttcatgcTTGAATATATAGATTTCGTCTGATAAATTGAAGAAACAAAGTGTCAGTTACAGCAAGCTAATTACCTGCTAGTTCTCAGTGTATTTCCTTTTTCCTTGTACtccttttaaaaatttattttaatCTCCTTACTATGTGTGTGCTCTAGAGAAAAATGAACTATGGGTACTCTGCAAGAGTTAGAATTTGACAAGTTTGACTAGCTGTGGATAATTATGGTGAGGCATGTTCAGAAACACGTGTTTTATTTTTGTCTTCAACCATGTTTTGCTGAACTCATTTGAACTTCGTGAACAGTTTGTGGGCTCATTTACTAAGAGTTTATTGTGATTTTTAATGATGTGACTGTTGAATCCTTGAAATAAATTAAAAGTAGTAATACAGTCATTGTGTTAGCACCTTGGAATCACTTTCCCACTGAACACCAAGATAGGTCTTTACCTTGGATTTTTAAAAACTTTGTGGAGCTCTGTTGGTTGTTTTTGTTGTCGGTTCATTTTTTGCTTAGATAAACTTAAGGAAGCTGATATTCATAGTCCAAGGGTGTATTCCATCACTCCGCCAACTCTCAGATTTCCTATTATTTCTCTTTTTCTTGCCATGATATTTACAGGCCAAAACTAAGTTGTTTTCCTTGCTCCCTGAGATCTCTTCTTCCTCTTTTCCTCTTTGTTTCTTCATATCACAACAATCTGCACTTCTGCAGCTTGCAAACTTCCATCAAGTTCTTTTTATTATATGGTACATCACTAGAATGTCATTGTGTCAGTTGCTAGGTAAAATCATGCGACAATTCAGTTCTGTGTGGTGGCATGCTAGTAAAGGTATATAGTGGTTACATGATTAACCGTGACCATCACACTTTTATTCCCCTTCACATGTAAAGCAGACACTGCCTAAAAATTATTAGGATCATCATAAAATGTGCGGATTGTCAATGTTCATCTGTTGCTCTTGTCACTTTTCTTTATTAGAAAAAACACCTTCTGTGTCAATGTTACCttattcaaaaaaagaaaaaaacacctTATGTGTCTCTTCTGATGATTGAAAACTTCCCATGAGATGAACTGTAAATTTTCCATCAATTTGTCAGTTaagatttggtttggtttgatttgaggaAAGTTGTCATTGTTTGAGTGCTGAAAGGCATGGTTTCCTTCACTGACTCAGCTTGTCTTCTGCAGGCCCCTTCAATGAAGAGGCCTCTGGGGATTGGTAAAGTCAAGGATAGTTTTTCAATTCCAATGTCTGTTTATATTACATCACAACTCCTTGTGTTCACATTCAACAACTACACCCACCCTTGAGAATTGTGAGGTAACCACCCCATCTTGCGTGAAACTTGGTGAAACTAAAACTCTGACGAATGTCATATGGTTTCTGAAGTATATGAAACTTGCAGACGATTTATTGCTGCACTTGCTAAGCTATCCTATTATGGAACCTGTCAAGCTACTCTTAGCAATCTACTAGTACTATTTTTctttatatttaaatttaattGAGACAAGCTGGCCATGTTACGACTATAAACTATAATTACATATGATTAATTCTCATTAGTTTTTAATAAAAATTGACGTGCACTTGTTTGTTAGCTATTTAAAAATTGATGGGTCTATTTCTGGATGGTGTTTTCTGATTTGCCAAAGAATATTTCTTCGCAGGTTAACTTAATCAAGAACACCACAAATAATGGAGTTGACACACAAAAAAAGAAGTGGGTAAGTTTGGAAAAACATGTAAAACACTTTTAAATTTTTTCCATTTATTGCATGCTTTTAATTCTATTTTTCTGTCTGATTCTTTTGCAGCACTTTTGAAGAGTGTGTGATACCAATTATTGGCAAGTGATGCTCGAATTGTGGAAAGATGAATTCCATTTTGTCTTGTTGCAGAATTTATTCTAGAAGTTTAGGGAATTAAAGAGAGAGTTTGGCGTAGTTTCATGTTGAAATCACTTTAGCTTTTATGTTTTAGTTAGAATTTGTTTTATTTGAGATAGAACAAGAAGTCCTTTGATTTGACAGCGTCTAACTTGCAAGGAGACCTTTCTCTGCTATGTCCTTTGAAATACAATTGATTGACTTTTACTATTTCATAATATTTTGTTACATTGTGTATAAAGGTTGATCTTTATGAttgtttgatataaatattttcttTATGATGAAAACTGAACAGTGACTTATTATTAATACTTTTGAATATTTGATACCGACATTAGTCTAAATGTCGGAAATTTTACATAATAGCAAAGCGACATTTAACAAAGATTGAAAATAAATGTCGTAAATTTTTTGTTGACAATTTCACAAAAATGTCAAAAATAGCAAAGCGACATTTAATAAAGGTTATAAATAAATGTCGTAAATATTTTATTGACATttaacaaaaatatcaaaaatacCAATGCGACATTTTATAAAGGTTATAAATAAATGTCGCAAAAGTTTTACCAACATTAGTTTAAATGTCGGCAATTTTAAGTGACGTTTCCAAAATGTCGTAAATAAATGTCGTAAATTTCTTACCGACATTTGCCTAAATGTCGAAAAATTTCCGACACTGAAATATACGACATTTGACACAAATGTAAATTAAATGTCGGGAAATGAATTTGCGACATTTAAGAAGCGTAATACGACATTTATATAATGTCGTCGTATCTCTACTTTCTTGTAGTATGGTCACCTAACTTTTATTTTAAGCAAACTAAATTAAAtgttattttatgatattatataTAAAGTCGCTAAATAATTTTCTCGTAACAAATAAATCATTTACATTTACCTAAATATCATACAAaatgtcttttttattttctcctaataattttttttgataCTTAGGAAAGGTGAGTAATTTTTCGGTTACAAAAATTGGTCTAATGAATAATTTTCTATTACAAAACATAGGTTAGAAACTTTTGTGACACTTATGTTAAATTGAGTGGTCTTCCAGCGCAAAAACTAATTAACGATTTTCTCTGATAAGGTCAAAGTTAAGTAGACCATCTATAAAATAAAGAGTGAGCAGAAAGAAATTACAAAGTGTCAAGATTTGattaagtcaaaaaaaaaaaatagaaaagaaacaAACACTAGCAAGAACAAGTTCATTAGAGAAGGCAAAGGATTTAGTGGAGCTAATCCTTTCCAACTTACCAGGGGTTCTAGGGAGTGGTGGTTTTTGgttttccattttcttcaataggaagagagagagagagagagagagagagagagagagagagagagagagagagagagagagagagagagagagagagagagagagagagagagagagagagagagaactttCAGTTATGGTATTGGTTTGGTTTAGAGCTTAACAAATACTTGATAACGTTTCCTTATGCATGTTTTAGTtttaatttaaatagttttaccaaCTGTTATTGTGTTGGTTTTGGTTTATGAAtttttattttaccctttttTACTCATTTTATTATTGCGAAAAATATAGACAGTAGAAAGGTAGGACATATTATACATCTAGTAGATGAAATGACTGATACAGAAGATATATTaaaaaattctattttttttatagCTCAAGTCATAGGTGTGGATATATGCATGTCATAATCCAAAATTAAAGGATTGTCACAAATACTTGATGAGCATTTTATTCATCAACTTGCCGATAAAATTCCTCATAATTTAAGTTACTCAATGAAAGCACACATCATTCAAATGGCTTTGGGCGGCCCTACCGTCATTTTAATTTTGACTCATGGGGTTGCTATTCTGTCTCTTTCAATTACTAATTTTTCacattattttttccttttattatATTGCTAGTTACTACGCACATGTATTGCACGTATATAAATATCTTGTCAATTATGATAAAATTTGTATCTAGAAAAAGCTATTTTTCTTAGATATATTCATATTCTAAGAACGTCCCTAACAAACATGATTTGCTTCTATAACTTATTTGTGTAATAACCCTCGACTTCGAGTTAAGATTAGAAGAGCTCGACACGGTAAGTAGGTCGTATCGTAAAGTATTTGAGTCATATGTTAGTCATACGTCAAGGTTGGAAGTATAACGGGTTGCGATTAAGAAGTCGACTAAGTTTCTTTGAAAGTTAAAATTTGAAATCCATTAGTATATGATCATTTTCCTCGGGGCATTACTCCCAACATGCTTGGAGTTACGGCGTGATCCACCTACCAAATTGAAGGTTTATGAATCTAGTTTCTGACGCTACAAATCGTTTTCGGATATGATGTCAGCGTAAAAAATTATGCGCGATTTATCACGAAAATGCGCGGCTACCAAAAGGCAGAATTAGGATACAACACCAACTAGCTTCACTTATGTTCTTCACCTATTTGTTTCACATATATGCTTCACCTACTAGCTTAAGAAAGGTGGAGGCCATATAAGGCCAAGTTGATCTATTCCTTACCATTTTCATCCTCTTTCCTTATAGATCAGCCCAAGGCCGACCCTCTTTCCTCGCAAGATTCCCAAGATTGATTTTCTCTTCTTCAAGCTTCAAGGTAAGTTGATGCTAAGCTTTTATAGATCAGCCCAAGGCTGACCCTCTTTCCTTGAAAGTTTCCTAAGACTGATTTTCTCTTCTTCAAGCTTCAAGGTAAGTTGATGCTAAGCTTAAATTAGGGTTCTTCTTCCCCGTTAATCATATAGTGCTTGTATTGATTTTTCTCCTATTGTAGTTGTTCAAGGTTTACTTTGGTGAAGTAAAGTAAGGAAATCATAGGGTTTTTGCAGCTAAGGTTAGACTTCTCGTCTATGATCATCTGTGAGCTTGTATGAGTGTTAGAATCATGTTTCTGACAAGAACTCACGGGACGGTGATCGGAAGCCGTGATTTCAAGTTAAATTAGTTATGTAAAGTGATTTAAGGATTGttttcttgtgttatggagttcgTGAAGGGTTCATAGCTCATATTGAGCTTGTATGTAATTAAAAGGATGAGTGTGGAGTACACCATTGAATTATAGCCTCTGGAGCACGTCGCTCTTCAATTGCTTGACGATATTGTTTGTATAGTTGTAGTATACCGTTGGGCTATTGTTATGTAGATACTAGCCCCATCTTAAATAGGTTTAGCATCTATTGGAAGGATGACTCGTCGTAGTCATTCGAAGAGTGAACTAAGGCATGTAAGGCTATTTATTATTTTGTGGCTACGACATAACTTCCAGCTTATTGTTTCACATGTATGAGCTATAGAGTCTAAGGATTATGAAAGCATGTCAATTCCCTGTTATTAGTGTTATGAGTCGAATAAGAGACATGTTGCGTACTTATGAATCAACACTGCATACAATTCTTCCACTCCTAGGATCAAGTTTCAAGATTACAGTTATGTGGTTACTGTACCTTATGTAAGATTAATCATATCAACAGCCTTAGGTGATCGTTGATGGGGTATAGTTCCTATTTAAGATAAATCGTATTGATTACTTCTAGATTACCATTATTGAGTTGTAGATCGTTACTTAAGTTGAATCATAGAGCAGTAAGAATGTATATCTATATTGTATTCCTCTTCTGTCGACTTCCTATCATATGTTTCCTTTCCTATATGAATTTTTTTGGAAAGCAAACATTGTTTTAATACTAAAGTAATAATTACAAAACCAAGCAGCAGCTGACCTCCCATTTCTCAAAATTTAAAAAACCTACAACTATTGAACTTAGAACAATAAAACCCTATCATTCTATGCATTCCTATTACAAGCATACTTCCATTCAACTACATCTAACGATGACAATCAACATAACACAAAGACAGCCCAAACATAATAGAAGATAAACAACAGGGCACAACCTACTTAGGAACCACAATCTTGGTATGTGAATCAAAGTATCCAGTGGTCATCTCTAGTTCGGCATATCTTGTGACACTGGAAGTCACCACTCTAGAATCTGAGATTGTTCCCCTCCACATAATAAATCTGACCACTGCAAACACACAACTAACTATTGCTCCTCGACCTGTCTTCTTCCTTACCTATTTACACGCCCATTGTATGCCATCCTTCCAGT
Encoded proteins:
- the LOC132640887 gene encoding uncharacterized protein LOC132640887 isoform X3 is translated as MARKRQRNSSQDRLSSNSSEQQGQQVESGAMPEPPQNWPRNERQPIQSGNLSRNDSHDIENLPDYSESEEQSKRPRGPTMMHSGWGKDGDNLHVELNDRGQVIGPEAARLHSKLGVIARNGILAPLNHRYWRLVPDMYKDIIWSDIKENTDATDDMRRILMMSVGSKWKEWKHEAKRIGYDPYNTDIDRLAHRPKRVAEDQWRSLVHYWSSKEAKMTKENTGVKPTRIEVWKKTHTRENKQLVNDIAGEVMKQMDDLAEVYPELNVPGSARNDIYSQVMGPDTHGIVRTLGKGAAPSLVYGPVYKRSQLEQRDFDARVEIEVQKATVAIQIDMDKKLAEAKQNMEAKMDERMDEKVKAEMQAYVQSIGFMNGSNNKSISNEELSHNSVEDRQQSLSPISVVPTKKVNLIKNTTNNGVDTQKKNTFEECVIPIIGK